In Candidatus Cloacimonadota bacterium, the genomic window AAGCAGAGTTGTCGGAACCAAAATCGCTACCTGCCATCCACTCATAACTGCTTTGAAGGCGGCTCTGATGGCAACTTCTGTTTTTCCAAAACCAACATCTCCACAGAGCAGTCTTTCCATCGGAGTTTCTGCTTCCATATCGTCTTTTATCTGTCTGGAAGTAAATTTCTGATCAGGAGTATCTTCATAAATAAATGAATCTTCCATCTCGTTTTGCCAGGTCGTATCACGATCGAAAGCGATTCCTTTACGAAGCTTCCTTTCCGCATAAAGTTTGACCAGGTCTTGAGCGATCAACTCGATCTGTTTTTTAGCTCTGGATTTTGTCTGTTCCCATCTTTTCCCGCCGAGTTTATGGATGGTAGGAGCAATTCCTTCTTCCGAAACAAACTTGGAAACGAGCGAAAGTTGGAATGTCGGAACATAAACAGCATCGTTATGAGCATATTTCAAGGAAAGACATTCGATCACATTACCATCGATAGTTAGTTTTTTCAGTCCTTCATAAATTCCGATTCCGTGATCGATATGAACAATATAATCACCCGGTTTGAGCGATTCATAATCAACGAGTGCTTCTTCGCTGGTAAAGCGAGCATGTCTGCGTTTGCGTTTGTATCGGCTGAAAATTTCATGGTCTGTGAAAATTGCCAGTTTGACATCTTCAAGCACGAATCCCTTTTGAAAAACTCCAAGCGAGAAATGTATTTTTTCTTCAAAATTTGTAAGTAGATCCTGCATTCTCTTACTCTGACTTTTATTATCGGACTGGATAAAAACAGTATAATCTTCCTCTAATTTTTGAGAAATATCTTTTTCCAGAATTTCCAGTTCTCCATACAGGTTTGTCTGCTGGATAAAAGGAGTTTCAATCTTTTGAGAAATTTCAGAATGATCATTGAAGGATGACGAAAGGAAGATATTTTTGAATTCTGTAAATATTTTATTCAGAAAGTGTTCACTTTCAAAGAGGTTTTCCGGTCTGGGAAGTATTGCTTTTTTATCTTTGAGAACAGCTTTTTGCCAGAAATCTGTAGTTTCCTCTGTAAGTTCTTTTAAATAGGAAGAGAAGAACTGAAATTCATCCCAGAAAAGAAGGCAATTATCGGTTAAAAAATAATCGATAAAACTCTCGATTTCAGGTAATAACAAAGAAACATCCAGTTCGATCCCTTCATAAAAACCGTATTTATGGATCTTTTCCCATAATTTCTCATCAGCATCGATATCGTGAAGGGAAAATTCACGGGGAGGAATAAGAGTAACTGCATCGAGTTCTTCTCCGGTCGAACGCTGCGAACTTACGGAAAAGACACGCATTGTCTCGATATCATCTCCAAAAAACTCGATTCTGACTGGTTTGGAAGAATCCGGACTGAACACATCGATGATCCCGCCGCGACGGGCAACATCTCCAACTTTTGAGACTTGATATTCATTCTGATAACCCATTCCCACAAGATTGGAGATCAAAATATCAGGATTGTATTCGGAAATTTTCTGCAGGTGAATAATGTTCTTTTTGAATATCTTTGCGGAAACGATTTTCCGTAAAAAAGAGCGAAGCGAAACACTGAAAACAGCCGGTCTTCCCGAAACAACTCGCGAAAGTGTCGTTATCCTTTGAGCGCGGATCGTGTAATGAGGAGAACGTTGTTCATAAGGCAGTACTTCATAATCCGGGAGAAAAAAGGAATTGTTTTTTCCAATCAGAAGATCGAGATCATCGAGGTAATCTTCAGCGAGTTTATCGTCGGCAGTGATGAAAATAATATTTTTTTTGGTTTGTTCAAAAGCACGAGACAGAAGTAGGGATTTTGCCGAACGATTCAGTTTATAAAATAAAGTTCCGGATATTTTTGCGGAAAGAACTGAATCAAATTGGTTGATGAAGTTGGAATTGTCAAGTATAGGTTTTAATTGAGGGTAAAGCATAATTTATAAATCTTTATTCTATTTCCTTTTTTCTAAAAAACCATT contains:
- the mfd gene encoding transcription-repair coupling factor; translation: MLYPQLKPILDNSNFINQFDSVLSAKISGTLFYKLNRSAKSLLLSRAFEQTKKNIIFITADDKLAEDYLDDLDLLIGKNNSFFLPDYEVLPYEQRSPHYTIRAQRITTLSRVVSGRPAVFSVSLRSFLRKIVSAKIFKKNIIHLQKISEYNPDILISNLVGMGYQNEYQVSKVGDVARRGGIIDVFSPDSSKPVRIEFFGDDIETMRVFSVSSQRSTGEELDAVTLIPPREFSLHDIDADEKLWEKIHKYGFYEGIELDVSLLLPEIESFIDYFLTDNCLLFWDEFQFFSSYLKELTEETTDFWQKAVLKDKKAILPRPENLFESEHFLNKIFTEFKNIFLSSSFNDHSEISQKIETPFIQQTNLYGELEILEKDISQKLEEDYTVFIQSDNKSQSKRMQDLLTNFEEKIHFSLGVFQKGFVLEDVKLAIFTDHEIFSRYKRKRRHARFTSEEALVDYESLKPGDYIVHIDHGIGIYEGLKKLTIDGNVIECLSLKYAHNDAVYVPTFQLSLVSKFVSEEGIAPTIHKLGGKRWEQTKSRAKKQIELIAQDLVKLYAERKLRKGIAFDRDTTWQNEMEDSFIYEDTPDQKFTSRQIKDDMEAETPMERLLCGDVGFGKTEVAIRAAFKAVMSGWQVAILVPTTLLAEQHFLVFKERLAQYPIRIAMFSRFRSKLNLKKDVARLSTGEIDIAIGTHRLFSKDVKYKRLGLLIIDEEHRFGVRHKDKLRKLKSNVDTLYMSATPIPRTMYMALSKLKELSLIRTSPKARLPIRTVIVPYDEEVIKDAINREVDRGGQVFFVHNRVQTIESVTSDLRKLLPNVRFCVGHGQLPEKQLEAITLDFAHHKYDVLVATTIIESGIDIPNANTIIVNRSDMFGLAQLYQIRGRVGRSNRRAYAYLIIPAKLTEEARKRLETLTEYESLGSGYQIAMRDMELRGVGTLLGTKQSGLINTIGFNYYNRLLERAVVSIQSDNPQNIWNDDKPKAESLIRIGSDNYFPENYISDEKERLKIYKKMLAFREEKEFTELENELVDRFGKIPETALLSLIYYK